From Streptomyces zhihengii, the proteins below share one genomic window:
- a CDS encoding STM4015 family protein, with amino-acid sequence MTIGHHMSEWGGLPAVDFPGPGEKPDEPLPDAGSVAWRISADVYDGEEEWPAAFARFAATVDLSEVRALVVGGWTEAYDSSNEEIVAALVAAADRMPGLRALFVGDITYEECEISWIHQSDVTPLLTAFPRLEAFGVRGGEGLVFPPVAHSALRLLRIETGGLRKEVVRGVADSDLPALEDLDLWLGVSWYGADAHVADLEPFLTGGRLPALRRLALRNSEIQSEIATALAGAPVVARLTELDLSMGTLGDEGAAALLEGQPLTHLRRLDLHHHFISAPVAERLTQALAPYGVEVDLSDGNTGRGAREDRYTAVAE; translated from the coding sequence ATGACCATCGGGCACCACATGAGCGAGTGGGGCGGGCTCCCTGCCGTCGACTTCCCCGGGCCCGGCGAGAAGCCGGACGAGCCGCTGCCCGACGCGGGCTCCGTCGCCTGGCGGATCTCCGCGGACGTGTACGACGGCGAGGAGGAATGGCCCGCCGCCTTCGCCCGGTTCGCCGCGACGGTGGACCTCTCCGAGGTCCGGGCACTCGTCGTCGGCGGCTGGACCGAGGCCTACGACTCGTCCAACGAGGAGATCGTCGCGGCGCTCGTCGCCGCGGCGGACCGGATGCCGGGCCTGCGCGCCCTGTTCGTCGGGGACATCACGTACGAGGAGTGCGAGATCTCCTGGATCCACCAGTCCGACGTCACCCCGCTGCTGACCGCCTTCCCGCGCCTGGAGGCGTTCGGCGTGCGCGGCGGTGAGGGGCTGGTCTTCCCGCCCGTCGCCCACAGCGCGCTGCGGCTGCTGCGGATCGAGACCGGCGGCCTGCGGAAGGAGGTCGTCCGCGGCGTCGCCGACAGCGACCTCCCTGCGCTGGAGGACCTTGACCTGTGGCTCGGCGTCTCCTGGTACGGCGCGGACGCCCACGTGGCGGACCTGGAACCGTTCCTCACCGGAGGCAGACTGCCCGCGCTGCGGCGGCTCGCCCTGCGCAACAGCGAGATCCAGAGCGAGATCGCCACCGCCCTCGCGGGCGCCCCCGTCGTCGCCCGGCTCACCGAACTCGACCTCTCCATGGGCACCCTCGGCGACGAGGGCGCGGCCGCGCTGCTGGAGGGCCAGCCCCTCACCCATCTGCGCAGGCTCGACCTCCACCACCACTTCATCAGCGCCCCCGTCGCCGAGCGGCTGACCCAGGCTCTCGCCCCCTACGGCGTCGAGGTCGACCTCTCGGACGGCAACACCGGCCGGGGCGCCCGCGAGGACCGCTACACCGCGGTGGCCGAGTGA
- a CDS encoding STM4013/SEN3800 family hydrolase, translated as MREVVGRDDILLVTLDTLRYDVARRLVAEGRIPHLAAHLPGGAWERRHAPGSFTYASHQAMFAGFLPTPASPGPHPRLFAARFAGSESTAERTWVFDTPDLVSGLAEAGYRTVCVGGVGFFNRRDALGSVLPGMFQEAHWEPSFGVASPTSFEEQVACAEEVVARLPVGRRLFLFVNVSALHQPNWFHAPGASAADGDSVETHAAALEYVDRHIGRLFDAMRSRRRCFAVVCSDHGTTYGDGGYTGHRLAHDAVWTVPYAHFFLEQDAPAPPPATAGAPR; from the coding sequence ATGCGGGAGGTCGTCGGCCGCGACGACATCCTCCTCGTCACCCTCGACACCCTGCGGTACGACGTCGCCCGCCGACTGGTCGCCGAGGGCCGCATCCCGCATCTGGCGGCCCACCTGCCCGGCGGCGCCTGGGAGCGCCGGCACGCGCCCGGCAGCTTCACCTACGCCTCGCACCAGGCGATGTTCGCCGGCTTCCTGCCGACGCCAGCCTCGCCCGGACCGCATCCCCGGCTGTTCGCCGCACGTTTCGCCGGGAGCGAGTCGACGGCCGAGCGCACCTGGGTGTTCGACACCCCCGACCTCGTCTCGGGCCTCGCCGAAGCCGGATACCGCACCGTCTGCGTCGGCGGCGTCGGGTTCTTCAACCGCAGGGACGCCCTCGGATCGGTGCTGCCCGGCATGTTCCAGGAAGCCCACTGGGAGCCCTCGTTCGGGGTCGCGTCGCCGACGTCCTTCGAGGAGCAGGTCGCCTGCGCGGAGGAGGTGGTGGCCCGGCTGCCGGTCGGCCGGCGGCTGTTCCTCTTCGTCAACGTCTCCGCCCTGCACCAGCCCAACTGGTTCCACGCCCCGGGCGCGAGCGCGGCCGACGGCGACTCGGTGGAGACCCACGCCGCCGCCCTGGAGTACGTCGACCGCCACATCGGGCGCCTCTTCGACGCGATGCGCAGCCGCCGCCGCTGCTTCGCCGTCGTCTGCTCCGACCACGGCACCACCTACGGGGACGGCGGCTACACCGGCCACCGGCTCGCCCACGACGCGGTGTGGACCGTCCCCTACGCGCACTTCTTCCTGGAGCAGGACGCTCCCGCCCCGCCGCCCGCCACCGCAGGAGCCCCGCGATGA
- a CDS encoding STM4014 family protein → MSPAPVAAPPCTAIVGHPGHRRVTLFQAALRAAGHPPARVVPWARVLAGTARFRDGDAVRIESPGEDRPTDLLLRGVTDPTRVEGGARWYRSFLAAVEGIAHGVRAAGGTLLGEPAELAVLFDKRQCHAALDRAGVPVPPSPTSGAAAPVRGWPDLRALLARPGLRRVFVKPAHGSSASGVMAVETGAGGRIRATTSVERTSGGALHNSLRVRRYEDERTIGAITDALAPDGLHVERWLPKASQHGRSADLRVVAVAGRATHAVVRTAAGPLTNLHLGGARGDLDEVRAAVAAAGASFDGLLRMCEATAAVFPGTPCVGVDVLPATGWRRFTVGEVNAFGDLLPGLTGLPEGPAAGADTYAAQVAAYARSRTAPAPARP, encoded by the coding sequence GTGAGCCCCGCCCCCGTCGCCGCACCGCCGTGCACGGCGATCGTGGGGCACCCCGGCCACCGCCGGGTCACCCTCTTCCAGGCGGCCCTGCGCGCCGCCGGCCACCCGCCGGCGCGCGTCGTCCCCTGGGCGCGGGTGCTCGCCGGCACCGCCCGGTTCCGGGACGGCGACGCGGTGCGCATCGAGTCGCCCGGCGAGGACCGGCCGACCGACCTGCTGCTGCGCGGCGTCACCGACCCGACCCGGGTCGAGGGCGGTGCCCGCTGGTACCGGTCCTTCCTGGCGGCCGTCGAGGGGATCGCCCACGGCGTGCGCGCCGCCGGGGGCACCCTGCTCGGCGAACCGGCCGAGCTGGCCGTGCTGTTCGACAAGCGGCAGTGCCACGCCGCGCTCGACCGCGCGGGCGTGCCCGTGCCGCCGTCCCCGACCTCGGGGGCGGCGGCGCCGGTGCGCGGCTGGCCCGACCTGCGCGCGCTGCTCGCCCGCCCCGGGCTGCGCCGGGTGTTCGTGAAGCCGGCGCACGGCTCGTCCGCGTCCGGGGTGATGGCCGTCGAGACGGGCGCCGGCGGCCGGATCCGCGCCACCACCTCGGTCGAGCGCACGTCCGGCGGCGCACTGCACAACTCGCTGCGCGTCAGGCGCTACGAGGACGAGCGGACGATCGGCGCCATCACCGACGCCCTCGCGCCCGACGGACTCCACGTCGAGCGCTGGCTGCCCAAGGCCTCCCAGCACGGCAGGTCGGCCGACCTGCGGGTGGTGGCCGTCGCGGGCCGCGCCACCCACGCCGTCGTCCGCACGGCCGCCGGGCCGCTGACCAACCTCCACCTCGGCGGCGCCCGCGGCGACCTCGACGAGGTGCGCGCCGCCGTCGCCGCGGCCGGTGCCTCCTTCGACGGCCTGCTGCGGATGTGCGAGGCCACCGCGGCGGTCTTCCCCGGCACCCCGTGCGTCGGCGTCGACGTGCTCCCGGCCACCGGGTGGCGGCGGTTCACCGTCGGCGAGGTCAACGCCTTCGGCGATCTGCTGCCCGGTCTCACCGGGCTGCCCGAGGGCCCCGCGGCGGGCGCCGACACGTACGCCGCCCAGGTGGCGGCGTACGCCCGGTCCCGGACCGCCCCCGCACCCGCGCGCCCATGA